In Spirosoma aureum, a single genomic region encodes these proteins:
- a CDS encoding RNA polymerase sigma factor → MERFTAATYRDLSPQELWQRFKAGDERALGELAREHYPGLYNYGLRLTTDSELVWDTIQDLFLELWDHRETVGNAVFVKTYLLKALRYKLLKTRAHQSPIHIDDSDQVGPFSVSIEDEIIDQEVHTEQARLLHQLMAGLTKRQQEVLYLRFYQNLDNHEIAQIMGMERQSVANLLHRTFKELRSHWSPDLLLSLLLLLLPKR, encoded by the coding sequence TTGGAACGTTTTACAGCAGCCACTTATCGGGATTTATCTCCTCAGGAGCTATGGCAACGCTTCAAAGCAGGAGACGAACGGGCTTTGGGAGAGCTGGCCAGGGAGCATTATCCTGGATTGTATAACTATGGCCTGCGTTTAACCACCGACTCCGAACTGGTTTGGGATACGATTCAGGATCTTTTTCTGGAATTATGGGATCACCGAGAAACGGTCGGAAATGCCGTTTTCGTTAAAACCTACCTGCTCAAAGCGCTCCGCTATAAATTATTGAAGACGAGGGCACATCAATCTCCAATCCATATTGACGATTCAGACCAGGTTGGCCCGTTCTCGGTATCAATTGAAGATGAAATAATTGATCAGGAGGTGCATACGGAACAGGCCCGGCTATTGCATCAATTGATGGCGGGCCTCACCAAGCGTCAGCAGGAAGTGCTTTATCTACGATTCTATCAGAATCTGGATAATCACGAAATTGCCCAGATTATGGGCATGGAACGACAAAGCGTTGCCAACCTTCTGCATCGGACCTTTAAAGAACTCAGAAGCCACTGGTCTCCTGATTTGCTCCTTTCGCTTTTGCTGCTACTCCTCCCAAAACGGTAG
- a CDS encoding FecR family protein, with translation MDYKIYNAEDFLFDESFRQWVGGTSPQATVFWEQWLIENPDRADVVRQAKELVRALTNEYRDNATKDRIDSELSQLMQRASERRDAEVETLVRSIWQQSWWRWAAAASILVTVGLGIWLYRYTYEHAQPAPYAHLTKAAGILLQEKVNDSNRVVNVVLGDGSVVTLRPKSRLSYPKQFGSSNRTVYLNGEAFFDVVKNPAKPFLIYANQTVTKVLGTSFLVRAFENEKAVIVTVRTGRVSVFKQQDFEKAQRSGLRQIQGVILTPNQQMTYNLADNQLMKALVEKPKALMPETISREQIFEDAPVAKVFSTIEHTYGVKLLYNEADLSTCLVNLTFSTESLLERLDVVCQTIGATYEVLDGQIVITSKGCK, from the coding sequence ATGGACTACAAGATTTACAACGCTGAAGATTTTCTGTTCGACGAGTCATTTCGCCAATGGGTAGGTGGAACATCTCCCCAGGCTACTGTATTCTGGGAACAATGGCTGATAGAAAATCCGGATCGGGCCGATGTAGTCAGGCAGGCGAAGGAACTTGTACGTGCCTTAACCAATGAATACCGCGATAATGCAACGAAAGACCGTATCGATAGCGAACTCAGCCAGTTGATGCAACGGGCCTCCGAGCGTCGGGATGCTGAAGTAGAAACACTTGTGCGATCGATCTGGCAACAATCCTGGTGGCGGTGGGCAGCAGCCGCTTCTATTCTCGTTACGGTTGGGTTAGGGATTTGGTTGTATCGGTATACGTATGAGCACGCACAACCGGCACCTTACGCCCACTTGACAAAAGCAGCCGGCATTCTGCTCCAGGAAAAAGTAAATGACAGCAATCGGGTTGTCAATGTCGTACTTGGCGATGGTAGTGTTGTAACCCTACGCCCAAAGAGCCGTTTAAGTTACCCCAAACAGTTCGGATCAAGCAACAGAACGGTTTACCTGAATGGGGAAGCTTTTTTCGACGTGGTCAAAAACCCCGCTAAACCGTTTCTGATCTACGCCAACCAAACGGTCACTAAAGTCCTGGGAACGAGCTTTTTGGTACGGGCTTTTGAAAACGAAAAAGCCGTAATTGTAACGGTAAGAACTGGACGGGTATCGGTTTTTAAGCAACAGGATTTCGAGAAAGCTCAGCGATCCGGCCTGCGACAGATTCAGGGCGTCATCCTGACTCCAAATCAACAAATGACATACAATCTGGCCGATAATCAGCTGATGAAGGCACTGGTTGAGAAGCCTAAAGCATTGATGCCCGAAACGATTAGCCGCGAGCAGATATTCGAGGATGCTCCCGTCGCTAAGGTTTTTTCAACCATTGAGCATACCTATGGCGTGAAACTGCTTTACAACGAAGCTGATCTGTCAACTTGCCTGGTGAATCTTACGTTTTCGACTGAAAGCCTGCTTGAACGACTCGATGTCGTTTGTCAGACCATTGGCGCTACGTATGAGGTGCTGGATGGGCAGATCGTCATTACCAGTAAAGGCTGCAAATAA
- a CDS encoding zinc ribbon domain-containing protein, whose product MELTIAQKLDALLKLQSLDSQLDELIKIRGGLPEEVRDLEDDIAGFETRIGKFQAEIKTLEDDIERNRVAKKDAEKLITKYKDQQMNVRNNREFDAISKEIELQSLEIELADKRINEAQFRVRGKEEEIKTTQAALNERKEDLKAKKQELDQITSESQEEEKEIIKQRDQQATTIEPRLLNSYNKIRSNALNGLAVVMVKRGACGGCFNVVPPQRQADIKDKKKIIVCEHCGRIFADVEGVPEPAPVGRGR is encoded by the coding sequence ATGGAACTGACGATTGCGCAAAAATTAGACGCTCTTCTTAAACTGCAATCCCTTGACTCTCAACTAGACGAACTCATAAAAATTCGCGGTGGTCTGCCCGAAGAGGTCCGTGATCTGGAAGATGATATTGCCGGATTCGAAACTCGGATAGGTAAGTTCCAGGCTGAAATCAAGACGTTGGAAGACGATATTGAGCGCAACCGGGTTGCCAAGAAAGACGCCGAAAAGCTGATTACCAAATACAAAGATCAGCAAATGAACGTGCGCAACAACCGCGAATTCGATGCCATCTCCAAGGAAATCGAATTGCAATCGCTCGAAATCGAACTAGCCGACAAGCGAATCAACGAAGCACAATTTCGGGTTCGGGGCAAGGAAGAAGAAATTAAGACTACGCAGGCTGCGCTTAACGAACGGAAAGAAGATCTGAAGGCAAAGAAGCAGGAACTGGATCAGATTACGTCGGAAAGCCAGGAAGAAGAAAAGGAGATTATCAAGCAGCGCGACCAGCAGGCAACAACCATCGAACCGCGCTTATTGAACTCCTACAATAAAATCCGGAGCAATGCCCTCAATGGCCTTGCGGTCGTTATGGTGAAACGGGGTGCTTGTGGTGGTTGCTTTAATGTAGTACCCCCGCAGCGTCAGGCCGACATTAAAGACAAGAAAAAAATCATCGTTTGCGAACATTGCGGCCGCATTTTTGCCGATGTAGAAGGCGTGCCCGAACCAGCTCCAGTTGGCCGGGGTCGGTAG
- a CDS encoding RagB/SusD family nutrient uptake outer membrane protein, whose translation MKIIAKFSLFVLLLSMASCKEDFVNVDNPGAISTASYPNSVADLEQLLAGAYATQHAPNIFGHNMLAKNTYLWDHTTDLSWQGTTTWIQLAQNNSQVNDGFLQGTWQDLWRGIQRCNTLLAGVEAYAPKAAASDAAAISLIKGQTLYLRAWYYFYLTALWGESFIVDGQGGDKQGVPLVSKTATSLPETQISRSTVKQCWDFIISDLKAAETLLKGKSWTGATDKYKMGEWGVKAFLGKVYVYVQDWANAKTYLSDVVTNSGKSLVSFDTYKTMFNGQNEFNSESLIELNLNVDMTYRGTDDRSMGSSIGMVIAPTYVGPNGAQAASAWSNVFPHAKNIARFGFNLGHYFPAGTATANIANVDKSYITRSVAARTNKTVDPRLWVACLQPYVDSMIVSGVKKPISHYLDISEIDMEAWSFRKYIYLGGAEGEVNMANGDNILWLRLADVYLLYAETLTHSGDNATALEYINKVRRRAYGYAVNTPSAVDYKSLADQTSAPDAVLKNDPLKYERWAELFGEGHWWFDVCRWKIGDKEAAYYQRVRGGTIQWDATDYAQPIPINEITSNVNIKQNAGY comes from the coding sequence ATGAAGATAATAGCTAAATTTTCCCTCTTTGTCTTACTCCTGAGTATGGCGTCCTGTAAAGAGGATTTCGTTAACGTAGACAATCCTGGCGCCATTTCCACGGCCAGTTATCCAAATTCGGTTGCCGATCTGGAACAGCTCCTGGCAGGTGCTTATGCTACACAACATGCGCCCAATATATTCGGGCATAACATGCTGGCCAAAAATACCTACCTCTGGGATCATACAACGGATTTAAGCTGGCAGGGAACAACGACCTGGATTCAACTGGCGCAGAATAATTCGCAGGTCAATGACGGCTTTCTGCAAGGTACCTGGCAGGATCTGTGGCGGGGAATCCAGCGTTGCAATACGCTACTGGCCGGCGTTGAGGCCTACGCGCCCAAAGCAGCGGCCTCCGATGCCGCTGCTATCAGCCTGATAAAAGGGCAGACGCTTTACCTGAGAGCCTGGTATTATTTCTATCTGACAGCTTTATGGGGTGAAAGCTTTATCGTTGACGGACAGGGCGGAGATAAACAGGGCGTACCGCTTGTTTCAAAAACGGCTACGAGTTTGCCCGAAACCCAAATAAGCCGCTCAACAGTGAAACAGTGCTGGGACTTCATTATCAGCGACCTGAAAGCCGCTGAAACGCTATTGAAAGGAAAGAGCTGGACGGGTGCCACCGATAAGTACAAAATGGGCGAATGGGGTGTTAAAGCCTTTCTGGGTAAGGTCTATGTGTATGTTCAGGACTGGGCGAATGCGAAAACATACCTCAGTGATGTCGTGACCAACAGTGGTAAATCGCTGGTTTCATTCGATACCTACAAAACGATGTTCAATGGGCAAAACGAGTTCAACTCCGAATCGTTGATCGAACTCAATCTGAACGTTGACATGACCTATCGGGGCACGGACGACCGCTCAATGGGTTCCAGCATCGGCATGGTGATTGCCCCAACCTATGTTGGTCCCAATGGCGCACAGGCGGCATCGGCCTGGTCGAACGTTTTTCCTCATGCCAAAAACATTGCCCGTTTTGGCTTTAATCTGGGGCACTATTTCCCGGCCGGAACCGCTACGGCGAACATAGCGAATGTCGACAAATCCTACATTACGCGTTCGGTGGCCGCCCGAACCAATAAAACCGTTGACCCCCGCTTGTGGGTCGCCTGTTTGCAGCCCTATGTCGATTCCATGATTGTCAGTGGGGTTAAAAAACCGATCTCTCACTATCTGGACATCTCGGAAATCGATATGGAAGCCTGGAGTTTCCGGAAATACATCTACTTGGGCGGTGCAGAAGGCGAAGTGAACATGGCCAATGGCGACAATATTCTCTGGCTACGTTTGGCCGATGTTTACCTGCTTTATGCCGAAACGCTGACCCATAGTGGCGACAATGCCACTGCGCTGGAATACATCAACAAAGTCAGGCGACGAGCCTACGGGTATGCCGTCAATACGCCGTCGGCCGTTGATTACAAAAGCCTGGCCGATCAGACCAGCGCTCCCGATGCCGTACTCAAAAATGATCCGCTCAAGTATGAACGATGGGCCGAACTATTTGGCGAAGGGCACTGGTGGTTCGACGTCTGCCGATGGAAAATCGGGGATAAAGAAGCGGCTTATTATCAGCGTGTTCGTGGTGGAACCATTCAGTGGGATGCTACCGACTACGCGCAACCCATTCCGATCAATGAGATCACGTCTAATGTTAATATAAAGCAAAACGCGGGCTATTAA
- a CDS encoding tetratricopeptide repeat protein gives MIVRPISVLTAALFLVSCCVHAQDFVWTPGLQRAYTDLQKLKLQSARQALVKESSQNGVRIFLDDYADMLTLVTSDDDRAYADMSDREDERLDALNALDENSPWQRVIQAEVRLHWAFVKLKFGKELSASWDVIRAYKLLAANQKKFPHFLPTYKSLGTLHIMIGSVPDNYVWVANLLGLHGNVQQGQQELQQAEQDPTFRLEAQLISLMVKAYVLKFSEADGKDLQRLVSDNQDNLLLHFFGATIEQKNGHSEQALTYLLTRPTGSAYPSMPVIENILGDIYLQKGQNSTAINHFQQFLTTYKGQNFLKDSYYKLFLCHWLANSPDSKARLFLQKLITVGRTTVESDKAAQKFAEAFLKRGGSPNQKVLMRARLASDGGFTDSALAYLRPFSEASFSLTVEKAEYNYRLGRIYQRRNDADAALPYLNRALVLSESRDDSREQSSFGATAALQLGYIYQLKGDRIRARSFFQKALSFKHHEYKNSVDNKARAALSQLSQNT, from the coding sequence ATGATCGTCAGACCTATTTCGGTATTAACAGCCGCTCTATTTTTAGTGTCCTGCTGCGTTCATGCACAGGATTTCGTCTGGACACCAGGTTTGCAGCGTGCCTATACGGATCTCCAAAAACTGAAGCTCCAGTCGGCCCGGCAGGCTTTAGTGAAAGAAAGTAGCCAGAACGGTGTCCGCATTTTTCTGGATGATTACGCAGATATGCTCACCCTTGTCACCTCCGACGATGACCGGGCTTATGCTGACATGAGCGACCGCGAAGATGAGCGACTGGATGCGCTTAATGCCTTAGATGAAAACTCGCCGTGGCAGCGTGTCATTCAGGCAGAAGTCCGGCTCCATTGGGCGTTTGTAAAGTTGAAATTTGGCAAAGAACTCAGTGCGAGCTGGGATGTTATCCGGGCCTATAAGTTACTGGCCGCCAACCAGAAAAAATTTCCCCATTTTCTACCGACCTATAAATCGCTGGGAACACTGCATATCATGATTGGGTCAGTGCCGGACAACTACGTCTGGGTGGCCAACCTGCTTGGATTACATGGAAATGTTCAACAGGGTCAGCAGGAGTTGCAGCAAGCGGAACAGGACCCTACCTTCAGGCTCGAAGCCCAGCTTATTTCGCTGATGGTGAAAGCATACGTCCTGAAATTCTCGGAAGCCGACGGTAAGGATTTACAGCGGTTGGTAAGCGACAATCAGGATAATCTGCTTTTGCATTTTTTCGGGGCAACCATCGAGCAGAAAAATGGCCATAGCGAGCAGGCGCTTACTTATTTACTGACACGTCCTACTGGGTCAGCCTATCCGTCAATGCCAGTCATCGAAAATATTTTAGGCGATATTTACCTGCAAAAGGGGCAGAATTCAACGGCGATCAATCACTTCCAGCAATTTCTGACTACGTATAAAGGCCAGAATTTTTTGAAAGATTCATATTATAAGTTATTTCTCTGCCACTGGCTGGCCAATTCGCCTGATAGTAAAGCAAGGCTATTTCTACAAAAACTGATAACCGTCGGCCGAACGACAGTTGAATCGGATAAGGCCGCGCAGAAATTCGCCGAAGCGTTTCTGAAGCGGGGCGGATCGCCCAATCAGAAAGTATTGATGCGAGCCCGGCTTGCCTCCGACGGTGGATTTACGGATAGTGCGCTGGCTTATCTTCGTCCTTTCAGTGAAGCCAGCTTTTCATTGACGGTCGAGAAAGCCGAATATAATTACCGTCTTGGCCGTATCTACCAGCGCCGAAACGATGCCGATGCGGCCCTTCCTTATCTTAACCGGGCATTAGTTCTTAGCGAATCCCGCGATGATAGCCGGGAGCAATCATCCTTCGGTGCAACGGCGGCTCTACAATTAGGGTATATCTATCAACTGAAGGGCGACCGTATTCGGGCGCGGTCATTTTTCCAGAAAGCACTTAGTTTCAAGCACCACGAGTATAAAAACAGTGTCGACAATAAAGCGCGAGCGGCTCTAAGTCAGTTGTCACAAAACACTTAG
- a CDS encoding TonB-dependent receptor, producing MKELRQPLSLLRRLMKFTVYQLLIAAMVAGLAAARPVEAQQVMDQRITLRADNLTMKSVLNQLGRQADVRFAYRSALKQLNSHVSLNATNQRLGEILDQLLRPLEVTYYVKGRQIILNQEPAAPRAPEESTRTNDEAFNDRSLSGTVTDEAGVGLPGVSVVVKGTQRGTTTDATGQFRMTLLTGDDVLVFSFVGYLSQEVTVGNQTAVTVRLATDTKNLSEVVVVGYGTQKRSDLTGSISSVKAEDVKNLPVRSINEALQGRAAGVQVTRNDGSPGASSDIVIRGVGSIGGMSPLYIVDGIRMSAGNNFNLQDVESIEILKDASAAAIYGAQAAGGVVLVTTKRGSGTDRMKINFNAYYGVRQPRNLYKMLNTADYIAAKKAFGVSTTGWGDPTTLPDNDWVKDLYTNGSDQSYSLSLSGATAKTNYYLSANYQREGGTLIDNWFDRYGLRSNADFKINKKLKVGETLYAWKTGNNPVQTSTFPFRSAPVVPIYDPTNSAYGGWAKTGTFFTGPNLVGQEYQNHMLNEQYALEGNIYAEWEILSGLSLRSTFGASIYNVKNYKFTEAYDYGTVANHNAFLSRDVNNQRNLTANFVLTYGKTIGQNDFKILAGYEAYKSDLSSLHGEAQSFPYVTYNLGLTSNPSSYVASGGEFPQTRLLSQFGRVNYTYANKYLLTATVRRDGSDRFGPANKFGVFPSASIGWKLNEEAFIQENLSYVSNLKLRASYGKLGSTSSIPQYTYQNSYGGTNAITSMGLPDGSRFKGYALTAQLANQDIKWESVLQTDIGLDIGLLKNALNITVDWYSRQTNDMIYQVPVPMSTGFGSSTVYTNIGQMSNKGLELAIDYRGKKGDFTYGITANAAFNSNLVKKLDGTNNNPINDGPAGDYLESVVSRTQAGQPLGQFYGYKTDGIFQSDAEVAALNQKAQEAAGGTATGVYYQAAATGAGDLKFKDINGDGKITTADKTFIGNPWPKMTYGFTLSMGWKGLDFSALFQGIAGVDVFNANKYYTSIFVGDYNTTRDIFNTSFFNGNGLTNLPRVGYTDPSGNYVRDPNANYTRISDFAVENGAFLKLRNVQIGYTLPASLMKQWKMSGLRVYVQGQNLLTFTKYSGLDPEVLGRSSGSNAATTGRGIDTIYSYPRTSLVSVGVDVNF from the coding sequence ATGAAAGAACTTCGACAACCGCTTAGCCTGTTGCGTAGACTTATGAAATTTACTGTCTATCAGTTACTAATAGCGGCTATGGTAGCCGGTCTGGCTGCGGCCCGCCCGGTTGAAGCACAGCAAGTCATGGATCAGCGCATTACACTCCGCGCCGATAACCTGACGATGAAATCTGTGCTCAATCAATTGGGACGCCAGGCCGACGTACGTTTTGCCTACCGATCAGCTCTTAAGCAGTTGAATAGTCACGTTTCACTAAACGCTACCAATCAGAGATTAGGTGAAATTCTCGATCAATTGCTAAGACCGCTTGAAGTTACCTATTACGTTAAAGGGCGTCAGATTATCCTGAATCAAGAACCAGCAGCCCCTAGAGCGCCCGAAGAGTCCACGCGAACAAACGATGAAGCGTTCAACGATCGCTCCCTATCAGGAACGGTTACTGATGAAGCCGGTGTCGGCCTTCCGGGTGTAAGTGTCGTTGTAAAAGGAACCCAGCGCGGTACAACCACGGATGCCACCGGCCAGTTTCGCATGACGCTGCTCACCGGCGACGATGTTCTGGTTTTTAGCTTTGTTGGCTACCTGTCTCAGGAGGTTACGGTAGGAAATCAGACAGCCGTAACCGTCAGACTAGCCACCGACACCAAAAACCTGAGCGAAGTCGTCGTCGTTGGTTACGGCACACAAAAACGGTCAGATTTAACGGGTTCCATCTCCTCCGTAAAAGCGGAAGATGTAAAAAACCTGCCGGTTCGGAGTATAAACGAAGCCCTGCAAGGTCGGGCTGCGGGCGTTCAGGTAACCCGGAATGACGGGTCGCCGGGGGCCAGCTCCGACATTGTCATACGGGGCGTGGGCTCCATTGGTGGTATGTCTCCCCTCTATATCGTGGATGGGATTCGTATGTCGGCTGGCAATAACTTCAACTTACAGGATGTCGAATCGATTGAGATTCTGAAAGATGCCAGTGCTGCCGCCATTTATGGTGCTCAGGCGGCTGGCGGGGTTGTACTGGTAACTACCAAGCGGGGAAGCGGTACCGACCGAATGAAAATCAATTTCAATGCCTATTACGGTGTTCGGCAACCCCGAAACCTGTATAAAATGCTGAACACGGCCGACTACATTGCGGCCAAGAAAGCATTTGGCGTGAGTACTACCGGCTGGGGCGATCCAACTACATTGCCCGATAACGACTGGGTGAAAGATCTGTATACGAATGGCTCCGATCAGAGCTATTCGCTCTCCCTGTCTGGTGCTACGGCCAAAACCAATTACTATTTATCGGCCAACTACCAGCGCGAAGGAGGAACCCTGATCGACAACTGGTTTGATCGGTATGGGCTTCGTTCGAATGCAGATTTCAAGATCAATAAAAAATTAAAGGTCGGCGAAACGTTGTATGCCTGGAAAACCGGCAATAACCCGGTTCAAACAAGCACGTTTCCGTTCCGTTCAGCCCCCGTTGTTCCCATCTATGATCCTACCAATTCAGCCTATGGTGGCTGGGCCAAAACCGGTACGTTTTTTACCGGTCCCAATCTCGTCGGGCAGGAATACCAGAACCACATGCTGAACGAACAATATGCACTGGAAGGGAATATCTATGCAGAATGGGAAATTCTTAGCGGGCTCAGCCTTCGCTCCACATTCGGAGCCTCGATCTATAACGTAAAGAATTACAAATTCACGGAAGCCTACGACTACGGCACGGTGGCGAATCATAATGCATTCCTGAGTCGCGATGTCAATAACCAGCGGAACCTGACGGCCAACTTTGTGCTGACCTACGGCAAAACGATTGGTCAGAACGATTTCAAAATACTGGCCGGATATGAAGCCTACAAATCAGACCTCAGCTCGTTACATGGTGAGGCTCAGAGCTTTCCCTACGTTACGTATAACCTGGGTCTGACCTCTAACCCCAGCAGCTACGTAGCCAGCGGTGGCGAATTCCCCCAGACCCGGTTGCTCTCCCAGTTTGGCCGGGTCAACTACACCTACGCCAACAAATACCTGCTGACGGCTACGGTTCGCCGGGATGGTTCTGACCGATTCGGCCCTGCCAACAAATTCGGTGTTTTCCCGTCTGCCTCAATTGGCTGGAAACTAAACGAAGAAGCGTTTATTCAGGAGAATCTGAGCTACGTTTCGAACCTAAAACTTCGTGCCAGCTACGGAAAACTGGGAAGTACTAGCAGCATTCCTCAATACACCTATCAGAACTCCTACGGCGGCACGAATGCCATTACCAGCATGGGTCTGCCCGATGGCTCCCGTTTTAAGGGATATGCCCTGACGGCTCAATTGGCCAATCAGGATATAAAATGGGAATCGGTGCTTCAAACCGACATCGGTCTGGATATTGGCCTGTTGAAAAACGCCCTGAATATCACCGTCGATTGGTACAGTCGCCAGACAAACGATATGATTTATCAGGTTCCCGTGCCTATGTCTACCGGTTTTGGCAGCTCGACGGTTTACACCAACATCGGTCAGATGAGCAACAAAGGGCTTGAACTGGCTATCGATTATCGGGGCAAAAAAGGCGACTTCACCTATGGCATTACCGCCAATGCCGCCTTTAACAGCAACCTGGTAAAAAAACTGGACGGCACGAACAACAATCCGATTAATGACGGCCCGGCCGGAGATTATCTGGAAAGTGTGGTTTCCCGTACGCAGGCCGGTCAGCCGCTGGGACAGTTTTACGGCTATAAAACGGATGGAATTTTCCAGAGTGATGCCGAGGTAGCTGCCCTCAACCAAAAGGCGCAGGAAGCGGCTGGTGGAACGGCAACTGGTGTTTACTACCAGGCAGCTGCTACGGGCGCCGGTGATCTGAAATTCAAAGACATAAACGGAGACGGGAAAATTACCACCGCCGATAAAACCTTCATTGGTAATCCGTGGCCGAAAATGACGTACGGTTTTACGCTCAGTATGGGTTGGAAAGGGCTGGATTTTTCGGCCTTATTTCAGGGCATTGCCGGGGTCGATGTTTTCAATGCCAACAAATATTATACATCGATTTTTGTGGGTGATTACAACACGACCAGAGACATTTTCAACACCTCCTTTTTCAATGGCAACGGACTCACCAACCTGCCTCGGGTAGGCTATACGGATCCGTCCGGAAACTACGTCCGCGACCCCAATGCCAACTACACCCGGATCTCGGATTTCGCTGTCGAAAACGGAGCTTTCCTCAAACTGCGTAATGTTCAGATTGGCTATACCTTACCGGCCTCGCTGATGAAACAATGGAAAATGTCGGGTCTTCGGGTGTATGTGCAGGGGCAAAACCTGTTGACTTTCACCAAGTATTCAGGGCTTGACCCTGAAGTACTGGGCCGTAGTAGTGGTTCCAATGCAGCCACCACCGGACGGGGCATCGATACGATTTACTCTTATCCTCGTACCTCACTTGTTTCCGTAGGCGTCGATGTCAATTTCTAA